Genomic segment of Clostridium sp. Marseille-P299:
CAAACCACATCTAAGCTTAAAGATTCGCTTAAATGATTATGTATATAGGCAATTGCTTTTTTGATGTGTTCATTCTTATGCTTTTCTATTAAATAATCCGTACAATTCGAAAACGAAGTAATTATTTGAATACCAATATCAATATATGTCCTACTAGTGCATTGTTGGATCAGCTGGCTATTCTCATAACAACATTCATGCAAAGAAATCGATTCTTTCATCAATATATAGTTATAAATCCCATGATTTAAAGAATTTAAATACAAACGCAGTAATAAGATAGATTCATTTTTTAATTCTCCTACCTTACTCTTGAAAACTTTTATAGCTTCCTTTGTATTTCCACTGTAAAGAAGAGAATAAATTTCCAGATGATTAAAAAATTGCTCGCTCATTTTATCCGCCTTTCTAAATATTTTTAAAAATCAACTAAATAATTTGAAACACTTGGCTATTATAGCATGTTATTATAGCAAAGGGTTAGCAAAAGCTAACTAATGAGAAAAAATGTTTAATATCATATAAAATTTTGGAGGGAAATATGAAAAAATTTAAAAAAACACTAGTTCTTGGCTTAACGATTGCAATGGGATTACTTACAATAGCATGTGCCAAAGATACAAAAACGAATGGTGCAGATGCAACCACTTCACCTACAAAAGTAGTAACTGAATCAAATGATGCTGAAAATGGAACAGATAGTTCAAGCAACGCAGCTAGTACAAATGAAGCAAATAGCACAAATCAATCGGATTCTTCAAATGATGCATCTCAAACATCTGAACTTAGAGTTGTTGCTTCTTCTGTAGCAGTAGTTCAAATTCTTGATGCGCTAGGTGTTCCTATGGTTGGTGTTCCTACAAGTTCTTATGAACTACCAGAAAGTGTTGCAAATGCTGAAAGAATTGGTAGTGCAATGTCACCTGATATGGAAGTCATTGCTTCATTATCACCTGATATCATTGTTTCCGTTGATTCTTTATCAAATGATTTAAAAGAGCAATTCGCTAATTTAAACATTGAAACAACCTTTGCAAATCTTTCAAGCTATGATGGTTTAAAAGAAACAATTGCACAACTTGGCGAACGTTTTTCAGTAGAAGATAAAGCAAATGAACTTCTTTCTTCCTTTGAAGAAAAAGAAGCAGCAATAGAAAGTAAAATTTCAGGCAAGGAATCAAAATCTGTTTTAATTATATTTGGTGCAGGACAAAGCTTCATGGTTGCTTCTGAAAGTTCCTATGTTGGTGATTTAGCTAAACGAGTTGGAGCTACAAATATTTTAGAAGATTCCTCTAGTAGCTTTATTCCAGTAGATATGGAATATTTAGCAGACAAGAATCCTGATTATATATTATTTATGGCTCACGCAAATCCAGAAGAATCCTTGGCTGCATTTGAAAAAGAATTTGAGACGAATAAGGCATGGCAAAACTTTGATGCAGTTAAAAATGGAAATGTAGTTGCACTTGAAACAGAATACTTTGGTATGAGTGCAAACCTTTTAGCAGCAGATGCTATGGAGAAATTAGCAGATATTTTATATACAGAATAAAAAGTCAAAGTTATTGGTCAATAGATAAAATTAGTCAGGTACGATATTAAGCTAGAACTGAGCGATACGGAAATTGGTAAGGTTAGAACTAAGCTAGATATTTTCAGACGCATAAATTAGACATTATAAAATCAAGTATATATTTAATTTAAAACAAAGGTTGAAAGAATAATTATAAAGATCTGCCATAACAACAGATTGCATCATAAACTGTTGGATTTCTTTCAACCTAATATGGCAGTTGAAATGGGTGTTACAATGAAGAAAAAAGGAAGTACATTTATACTTTTAATCACATTGCTAGTCATAGGTATTTTCTTTTCAATATCGGTAGGAAGCGTTTCCGTTTCTTTAAAAGAAATCTTTGACGGTATTATAAATAATAGTGGTGGGAAAGGTGGAATTGTAAGGGATATTCGTATCCCGAGAGTAATCATGGCTGTTTTAGTTGGAGCAAATCTTTCTGTGGCAGGCGTTTTGTTACAAGGAGTTATGAGAAATCCTTTGGCTGACCCTGGAATCACTGGTATTTCTTCTGGAGCAGGCCTTGTAGTTATGATCGTTATGCTGTATTTTCCAGCAGCTACTAGTGCGATACCACTCTTTGGATTTCTAGGTGGAATTCTAGCGTGTATTCTTATATATTTCTTAGCTTGGAAAAATGGAATCATGGCTGTACGAATTATTTTAGCTGGTGTTGCTGTAAATGCAATGCTAGGAGGAGCAACAAGTATGATCTCCATCTTAAACAGCGAAAGTTTATC
This window contains:
- the isdE gene encoding heme ABC transporter substrate-binding protein IsdE, translated to MKKFKKTLVLGLTIAMGLLTIACAKDTKTNGADATTSPTKVVTESNDAENGTDSSSNAASTNEANSTNQSDSSNDASQTSELRVVASSVAVVQILDALGVPMVGVPTSSYELPESVANAERIGSAMSPDMEVIASLSPDIIVSVDSLSNDLKEQFANLNIETTFANLSSYDGLKETIAQLGERFSVEDKANELLSSFEEKEAAIESKISGKESKSVLIIFGAGQSFMVASESSYVGDLAKRVGATNILEDSSSSFIPVDMEYLADKNPDYILFMAHANPEESLAAFEKEFETNKAWQNFDAVKNGNVVALETEYFGMSANLLAADAMEKLADILYTE
- a CDS encoding FecCD family ABC transporter permease; this encodes MKKKGSTFILLITLLVIGIFFSISVGSVSVSLKEIFDGIINNSGGKGGIVRDIRIPRVIMAVLVGANLSVAGVLLQGVMRNPLADPGITGISSGAGLVVMIVMLYFPAATSAIPLFGFLGGILACILIYFLAWKNGIMAVRIILAGVAVNAMLGGATSMISILNSESLSGVLTWLNGSLGNKSWLQVKMMLIYTVVGLVLAIPLSKSCNILALGDKNTKSLGFNPNVLRIVISMVAVFLAGISTAYVGIIGFIGLVVPHISRMLIGSDHKILIPFSALFGSLVLLIADTLGRTLSAPYEIPVGIIMTVIGGPFFLYLLRKDSGNYGN
- a CDS encoding helix-turn-helix transcriptional regulator, which produces MSEQFFNHLEIYSLLYSGNTKEAIKVFKSKVGELKNESILLLRLYLNSLNHGIYNYILMKESISLHECCYENSQLIQQCTSRTYIDIGIQIITSFSNCTDYLIEKHKNEHIKKAIAYIHNHLSESLSLDVVCKEVCVNRCYLCDLFKQEVHMTFSDYVLKQRISLAKKLLKTSNIGINVVAFKCGFSSTSYFSTCFRKIEGISPSEYR